The Salinispora tropica CNB-440 genome has a window encoding:
- a CDS encoding peptide ABC transporter substrate-binding protein → MRGKFLKVAVAATATAMLATACGGSGDDPEEGAGQSGGKLRVYASEPAYLLPSNGDDEPSIYVIRQLYRGLVKYNAETGEPEMDLAESITSDDQKLWTIKLKDGYTFDNGEPVDADSFIRSWNFAAYAPNAQNNGYFMKRIAGIDEVLPKDPDGEGPAEAPAPSAETMSGLTKVDDLSFTVELSAPFSGFPTIVGYSGFFPMAQACVDDADACNETPIGNGPYKIDGSWEHDIEINLVRSDTWKGEPGKPDEIYYRIFADVDSGYAAFQAGELDVMYTIPPARFKDAKASYGDRLYEQEGDSLNYVGMPLYDDSFKDKRIRQAFSLAIDRQSIIDAVFDGRYTPATGFVAPIFEGAREGICAYCEKDVEKAKELLAAAGGWPEGKKLTLWANAGAGHDAWLQAVGDQIKAALGIDYELKVNLQFAEYLDVADNREFTGPFRLGWGPDYPFLETYLTPLYSTGVDSNNSTFSNPEFDNLLKQGDSAPTMEEAITFYQQAEDILAEEMPVIPMFWRKEAAVYSENVDTFVWNQVSGAAYGAISLK, encoded by the coding sequence ATGCGCGGGAAATTCCTGAAGGTGGCGGTCGCGGCGACCGCCACCGCCATGCTGGCCACCGCCTGCGGTGGTAGCGGTGACGATCCGGAGGAAGGCGCCGGCCAGTCCGGTGGCAAGCTGCGGGTCTACGCCTCAGAGCCGGCGTACCTGCTGCCGTCGAACGGCGACGACGAGCCGTCGATCTACGTGATCCGTCAGCTCTACCGCGGTCTGGTCAAGTACAACGCCGAGACCGGTGAGCCGGAGATGGATCTGGCCGAGTCGATCACCTCGGACGACCAGAAGCTCTGGACGATCAAGCTGAAGGACGGCTACACCTTCGACAACGGTGAGCCGGTCGACGCCGACTCCTTCATCCGGTCGTGGAACTTCGCCGCCTACGCGCCGAACGCCCAGAACAACGGCTACTTCATGAAGCGGATCGCCGGTATCGACGAGGTCCTGCCCAAGGACCCGGACGGCGAGGGCCCGGCGGAGGCCCCGGCACCGTCGGCCGAGACGATGTCCGGCCTGACGAAGGTCGACGACCTCAGCTTCACCGTCGAGCTCAGCGCGCCGTTCAGCGGCTTCCCGACCATTGTCGGGTACTCGGGCTTCTTCCCGATGGCCCAGGCCTGCGTCGACGACGCGGATGCCTGCAACGAGACCCCGATCGGTAACGGCCCTTACAAGATCGACGGTAGCTGGGAACACGACATCGAGATCAACCTGGTCCGCAGCGACACCTGGAAGGGCGAGCCGGGCAAGCCCGACGAGATCTACTACCGGATCTTCGCCGACGTGGACAGCGGCTACGCCGCCTTCCAGGCCGGCGAGCTGGACGTGATGTACACGATCCCGCCGGCGCGCTTCAAGGACGCCAAGGCCAGCTACGGCGACCGGCTGTACGAGCAGGAGGGCGACAGCCTCAACTACGTCGGCATGCCGCTGTACGACGACAGCTTCAAGGACAAGCGGATCCGCCAGGCATTCTCGCTGGCGATCGACCGGCAGTCCATCATCGACGCTGTCTTCGACGGACGGTACACCCCCGCCACCGGCTTCGTCGCGCCGATCTTCGAGGGCGCTCGCGAGGGTATCTGCGCCTACTGCGAGAAGGACGTCGAGAAGGCCAAGGAACTGCTCGCGGCGGCCGGTGGCTGGCCGGAGGGCAAGAAGCTGACCCTGTGGGCCAACGCGGGTGCTGGCCACGACGCCTGGCTCCAGGCCGTCGGCGACCAGATCAAGGCCGCACTGGGCATCGACTACGAGCTGAAGGTCAACCTGCAGTTCGCCGAGTACCTGGACGTGGCGGACAACCGGGAGTTCACCGGCCCGTTCCGGCTCGGCTGGGGTCCGGACTACCCGTTCCTGGAGACCTACCTGACTCCGCTGTACAGCACCGGCGTCGACAGCAACAACAGCACCTTCAGCAACCCCGAGTTCGACAACCTGCTGAAGCAGGGCGACTCCGCTCCGACCATGGAGGAGGCCATCACCTTCTACCAGCAGGCTGAGGACATCCTGGCCGAGGAGATGCCGGTCATCCCGATGTTCTGGCGCAAGGAAGCGGCGGTCTACAGCGAGAACGTCGACACCTTCGTCTGGAACCAGGTCTCCGGCGCCGCCTACGGTGCGATCTCCCTGAAGTAG
- the glpK gene encoding glycerol kinase GlpK produces MADFVGAVDQGTTSTRFMIFDHGGNDMGHHQLEHQQILPRPGWVEHNPVEIWERTQTVIQTVLYEHRLAVTDLAALGITNQRETTVVWNRRTGRPYHNAIVWQDTRTDRIASALERSGRGDVIRRKAGLPPATYFSGGKIQWILENVDGVREAAERGEAIFGNTDTWLLWNLTGGTAGGVHVTDPTNASRTMLMNLETLDWDDELLSFFDIPRAMVPRIRPSSDPDSYGVTAAHGPFTGSVPLTADLGDQQAATVGQVCFAAGEAKNTYGTGNFMLLNTGTEIVRSQAGLLTTVCYQFSDQAPVYALEGSIAVTGSAVQWLRDQLKIINTAGQSEMLARQVDDNGGVYFVPAFSGLFAPYWRSDARGVIVGLSRFNTDAHIARATLESICYQSRDVAEAMATDSGVPLECLKVDGGVTVNDLCMQLQADILGVPVSRPVVAETTALGAAYAAGLAVGFWRSTDELRENWNESRRWQPTWPSEQREAEYERWKRAVQRTLDWVDLD; encoded by the coding sequence ATGGCCGATTTCGTTGGTGCGGTGGACCAGGGCACCACCAGTACCCGTTTCATGATTTTTGATCATGGTGGTAACGACATGGGTCACCACCAGCTCGAGCACCAGCAGATTCTGCCGCGGCCCGGTTGGGTCGAACACAACCCGGTGGAGATCTGGGAGCGGACCCAGACCGTCATCCAGACGGTGCTCTACGAGCATCGCTTGGCCGTCACCGACCTCGCGGCGCTTGGGATCACCAACCAGCGGGAGACCACCGTGGTGTGGAACCGGCGCACCGGCCGGCCCTACCACAACGCGATCGTGTGGCAGGACACCCGGACCGACCGGATCGCTTCGGCGTTGGAACGCTCGGGCCGGGGAGACGTCATCCGTCGTAAGGCCGGCCTGCCCCCGGCGACGTACTTCTCCGGCGGCAAGATCCAGTGGATTCTCGAGAACGTGGACGGGGTCCGGGAGGCGGCCGAGCGTGGGGAGGCCATCTTCGGTAACACCGACACCTGGCTGTTGTGGAACCTGACCGGCGGCACCGCGGGCGGCGTGCATGTCACCGATCCGACCAACGCCAGTCGTACCATGCTGATGAACCTGGAGACGCTGGACTGGGACGACGAGCTGCTGTCGTTTTTCGACATTCCCCGCGCGATGGTGCCGCGGATCCGGCCGTCGTCCGACCCGGACTCGTACGGTGTCACCGCCGCCCATGGCCCGTTCACCGGCTCGGTCCCGCTCACCGCGGATCTCGGCGATCAGCAGGCGGCCACCGTCGGTCAGGTCTGTTTCGCTGCCGGAGAGGCCAAGAACACCTACGGTACGGGCAACTTCATGTTGCTCAACACCGGCACGGAGATCGTCCGTTCCCAGGCGGGGCTGCTCACCACCGTCTGCTACCAGTTCAGCGACCAGGCGCCGGTGTACGCGCTGGAGGGCTCGATCGCCGTCACCGGTTCGGCCGTGCAGTGGCTACGCGACCAGCTGAAAATCATCAACACCGCAGGGCAGAGCGAGATGCTGGCCCGCCAGGTGGACGACAACGGCGGGGTGTACTTCGTGCCCGCCTTCTCGGGCCTGTTCGCCCCGTACTGGCGCTCCGATGCCCGCGGCGTGATCGTTGGCCTGTCCCGGTTCAACACCGACGCCCACATCGCCCGGGCCACCCTCGAGTCGATCTGCTACCAGAGCCGAGACGTCGCCGAGGCCATGGCCACGGACTCCGGCGTACCACTGGAGTGTCTCAAGGTCGACGGCGGCGTCACGGTCAACGACCTGTGCATGCAGTTGCAGGCCGACATCCTCGGGGTGCCAGTAAGCCGGCCCGTGGTCGCCGAGACCACCGCACTCGGCGCCGCCTACGCCGCCGGCCTCGCCGTCGGATTCTGGCGCAGCACCGACGAGCTCCGCGAGAACTGGAACGAAAGCCGCCGCTGGCAGCCCACCTGGCCGTCGGAGCAACGCGAGGCCGAGTACGAACGCTGGAAACGGGCCGTCCAACGCACCCTCGACTGGGTCGATCTCGACTGA
- a CDS encoding D-alanyl-D-alanine carboxypeptidase family protein, with protein MTIRRIAAPAIVVAVGAVVVSPAAPVAARSRTAGTGAQPCPTVEVPTRPVGTPSPPPVEPAEAAVGGAALATTGLVTPAGTPSAPAVTATSWIVADLGSGQVLGGCGPHEHRTPASVQKLLLAVALLPRLDPTTVVEVTRDDLHDLDPASSLMGVVEGGRYTVEELWLGLLLESGNDAANVLARLGGGGAGRPGGVQVMNDEAGRLRASQTHAVTPSGLDGAGQYTSAYDLALIARAAFERDDFRRYIATRTASLPSTPGRSALALTGDNTLLGSYPGMLGGKTGFTDLARQTYVGVAERDGRTLAVTLLGAENAPLGSLGEATALLNWGFALAPDEAVGHLVTPDQGKKDENKDKLVAATGDEGGTGGEPGSLLPVTVGTVAALGIILVGVLAGWRRASRRVAG; from the coding sequence GTGACTATCCGTCGAATCGCCGCGCCAGCCATCGTCGTGGCAGTAGGTGCCGTCGTCGTGTCGCCCGCCGCACCGGTCGCGGCCCGAAGCCGGACGGCTGGCACCGGGGCACAGCCGTGCCCCACTGTGGAGGTGCCGACCCGGCCGGTCGGCACGCCCTCGCCACCTCCGGTCGAGCCCGCCGAAGCGGCCGTCGGTGGTGCCGCGCTGGCCACCACCGGGCTGGTCACGCCGGCTGGAACCCCGTCAGCACCGGCGGTCACCGCAACCTCCTGGATCGTCGCCGACCTCGGCAGTGGCCAGGTCCTGGGGGGCTGCGGGCCACACGAGCACCGCACCCCCGCGAGTGTGCAGAAGCTCCTGCTCGCCGTGGCCCTGCTGCCCCGGCTCGACCCGACGACGGTCGTCGAGGTGACCCGCGATGACCTGCACGACCTCGACCCGGCGAGTTCGCTGATGGGGGTGGTCGAGGGCGGTCGGTACACGGTTGAGGAGCTGTGGCTGGGACTGCTCCTGGAGTCCGGTAACGACGCCGCCAACGTACTGGCCCGGCTCGGTGGCGGCGGCGCCGGCCGACCGGGCGGGGTGCAGGTGATGAACGACGAGGCAGGCCGGCTCCGGGCCAGCCAGACCCACGCGGTGACGCCGTCCGGTCTGGATGGTGCCGGCCAGTACACCAGCGCCTACGATTTGGCGCTGATCGCACGGGCCGCCTTCGAACGGGACGACTTCCGCCGGTACATCGCCACCCGTACGGCGAGTCTGCCATCCACACCGGGTCGCTCTGCGCTCGCCCTCACCGGTGACAACACCCTGCTGGGCAGCTACCCGGGGATGCTCGGTGGCAAGACAGGCTTCACCGACCTGGCCCGACAGACCTACGTCGGCGTGGCCGAACGCGACGGCCGTACGCTCGCGGTGACGCTGCTCGGTGCGGAGAACGCGCCCCTGGGCAGCCTGGGTGAGGCGACGGCATTGCTGAACTGGGGTTTCGCCCTCGCCCCCGACGAAGCGGTCGGCCACCTGGTAACCCCAGACCAGGGGAAGAAGGACGAAAACAAGGACAAGCTCGTCGCCGCTACCGGCGACGAGGGCGGAACCGGCGGAGAACCCGGGTCACTGTTGCCGGTCACGGTCGGCACTGTGGCCGCCCTGGGGATCATCCTGGTTGGTGTGCTCGCCGGATGGCGGCGAGCGAGTCGGCGCGTGGCAGGCTGA
- a CDS encoding LysE family translocator, protein MLLGIGLVALGLVLTPGPNMVYLVSRSATQGRRAGLVSLLGIAVGFLAYLVAAVAGIATLFALVPPLYTAVKLAGAAYLGWLAWQTLRPGGRSVFTPAPLPPDGTRRLFVMGLTTSLLNPKVAILYGSLLPQFVDPARGHVAVQSLLLGLTQILVSLIVNALIVLTAGSLSTFLVRRPGWMRMQRYVMGTALAGLAIRIAADRSRAATA, encoded by the coding sequence ATGTTGCTCGGGATCGGGTTGGTGGCGTTGGGGCTGGTGCTCACGCCGGGGCCGAACATGGTCTACCTGGTTTCTCGGTCGGCTACTCAAGGCCGGCGAGCCGGGCTGGTGTCTTTGCTGGGGATCGCCGTCGGGTTCCTGGCCTATCTGGTCGCCGCCGTAGCCGGGATCGCCACGCTGTTCGCGCTCGTGCCGCCGCTCTATACGGCGGTAAAGCTGGCTGGAGCGGCGTACCTGGGCTGGTTAGCCTGGCAGACGTTGCGTCCCGGGGGCCGGTCGGTATTCACTCCGGCGCCGCTACCGCCGGACGGCACGCGGCGCCTGTTCGTCATGGGGCTGACGACCAGCCTGCTCAATCCGAAGGTCGCGATTCTGTACGGTTCGCTTCTGCCGCAGTTCGTCGATCCGGCACGGGGGCATGTGGCGGTGCAGAGCCTGCTACTCGGCCTCACCCAGATCCTGGTCTCCCTCATCGTCAACGCGTTGATCGTGCTCACCGCCGGTTCGTTGTCGACGTTCCTGGTTCGCAGGCCGGGCTGGATGCGGATGCAGCGGTACGTGATGGGTACCGCATTGGCCGGCCTGGCGATACGGATCGCGGCCGACCGATCCCGGGCGGCCACCGCCTGA
- a CDS encoding GAP family protein: MDLALIGSLVVLALVDSTSFGTLLIPIWMMLAPGRLRPTRLLVFLATVAAFYLVLGVALLVGAAALLDEVRPVLESRPFRVAQLVVGVGLLGFALVIGWKRPSGDTQPGRLLRWRERAMTGRQSISALIGLALAAVTLEATTMLPYLAAIGLLGASALTLPASVTVLAGYCVVMVLPALGLLAARLVAAGLAQPVLEAVNRWMVRNAAEATGWIVGILGFLCAHDAATHLELFEALSRAT; this comes from the coding sequence GTGGACCTGGCCCTGATCGGATCGCTCGTCGTCCTGGCCCTGGTGGACAGCACCAGCTTCGGAACGCTGCTGATCCCGATCTGGATGATGCTGGCGCCGGGTCGGCTGCGCCCGACCCGGTTGTTGGTCTTCCTCGCCACGGTCGCCGCCTTCTATCTCGTGCTCGGTGTGGCGTTGCTCGTCGGTGCGGCGGCGCTGCTCGACGAGGTGCGTCCCGTGCTGGAGAGTAGGCCGTTCCGGGTGGCGCAACTCGTGGTGGGGGTCGGCCTGCTCGGCTTCGCCCTGGTCATCGGTTGGAAGCGACCGTCGGGTGACACCCAGCCGGGCCGCCTGCTGCGTTGGCGTGAGCGGGCGATGACCGGGCGCCAGTCCATCTCGGCGTTGATCGGGCTGGCCCTGGCCGCCGTGACGTTGGAGGCGACCACGATGCTTCCCTACCTGGCGGCTATCGGGCTGCTCGGCGCGTCCGCGCTGACACTACCCGCGAGCGTCACCGTGCTCGCTGGCTACTGCGTGGTCATGGTGCTGCCCGCACTGGGGTTGCTGGCGGCGCGCCTGGTCGCGGCCGGACTGGCGCAGCCGGTGCTCGAGGCGGTGAACCGGTGGATGGTCCGTAACGCGGCCGAGGCCACCGGCTGGATCGTGGGCATCCTCGGCTTTCTCTGCGCGCACGACGCCGCCACCCACCTGGAGCTCTTCGAAGCGTTGTCGAGGGCGACCTAA